AGGGCTGAGCGAACACGGCGGCGGAGGGTGGGTAGGAGTTGGTGAGCACGTCGAACCTCACCGCCGTGGACACCTTGATGGCGCCGCCGAGGCCGGCCGCCGCCAGGGCCTTGTTGAGGTTCCGCATGGCCGCCAGGATGTACTGCGCGGCGCCGCCCGTGACCTCGTTGCCGACCGCGATGTACCGGATGGTCACCCCGGCGCTGTGGTAGGGCTTTACGTGGGCCTGCACCCAGGAGGTGGCGGCGGACAGACTGCCGGCAAGGACGGCGACGTCGTTATTGGTGGTGCCGAGCATGAGGCTGATCCCGGAGCCACGGAGCGCGTCGAGCGCCTGGAGCTGGACGGAGTAGATACGCATGTTGGTGATGCCCTTGGACCTGTAGAGCTGCACCGCTTCCCTCGGCGGTGGGAGGTTGTTTGCGATGATGCCGTAGCACACGCCAATGGATTGCACGCCTGCACCGTATAATAAtttatcagtttgtctaattcacatctagatgttttttaatgATGTCACATCTAACCTCCTAAAAATAACTACACAGCAACAAGAAATAAAAAAAAAAgctaggacaaaaaaaatagaccacaaacatagTGCTTatcagcttagatgtgacataactatgtcacatctagatgtgtcctaaacaGACCTATAATTTATTAAGAAGAATTAATATCCAGATATAAAAATGGCTAAAATCTACTGTACTTTAAACATAATATTGACCACAATAAACCAGCAAACTAAGTGAAAGGCATATGTTGGTTGATGTCACAATACTTTCGATGGaactcttcgtgtggatatgaaacCATTGTTTTTCGCGGGATGTGGCTATGAAACCTTTTTCCCGTGGATATAGTTATGAAACCTTAACGGTATCAATATACATATCCAACAATTGTATTAtcggtttgtctaattcacatctagaagttttctaaggatgtcacatctaagctcccacaaataaCGCAGCAACAAGGAACAGAAAAAAAAGCTgggacaaaaaaaatagaccacaaacatagTGAATATcaggttagatgtgacataactatgtcacatctagatgagtCCTAAACAGACTCTTGTATTATTGCTTTGATAGTAGAACCCGACAAGAATGTATGGGTCATATATTAAAAACAGTACAAACATACAACTGCTTTACAAACACGCTCTACTTTATAGAAGACAAAATATAGTAGAACCCGGCAAGAAGAGGTCATTTAAATCAAAATTCAGTAATACATACTTACAGAAACATCTAAATACAGATACATACAAAACCACATATATACAAAGACATACCTGAATGAAGGGAAGCGAGGAAAACTCCTGCAAGCAAAGCCACCGCAAACACCGAAGAAAAGCCTCGCATGTTCCGCATTGTATTTGACAGCCCCGATTTACTTTGTTCTCTACTCTAACAATGCAATGTACTATTGGTGCATATCACAAACGGCTTGGGCAACCATGTATTTATACTCACTACTAAATGCCCGCGTGCGATGCACCTAATATTAGGCAGTATATTAATTGCATACATATCTTAGGTAGGATATTATTTGATATACGCTGGAGCTAATATTTGATATGGTATTAATGCACGCTAAATATTTTAAGCGCTCACAATTGAAGCAACTTGAGTCGTTGAATTGGCCTGGTTTGATGGCCGACATTAGTTGAATCTGCCCCTTTaaactttttatattggtatatagatatagatagatatatagatatagatatagatatagattctCGATGTGTGAAATTACAAAAGTGCACACTAACACTAGTGCAAGGGCACCATATTTTAAAGGTCAGATTTGTAATTGCTTCTTGGCACAATCTCCTCTCCTATTCTGCTGCCACCGCATCTATACAATGTCAACATATTTGCTCATCCATCATAGTCAAACCCTCTTCTCTGGCATATAAATGTAGTGAAAATATATTTTCACGATTGGATTTGTGAGCGTTTCTTGGCGGGCTCTTCCCCCATTCATGTACACTTGATCAACCTATCTTCCTGGCGGCATGACCGTTCTACATTAATGGAACAAAAAAGACAAATGGTTGCACTACATTCATATACGCCCCTGGGTTAATGTTGACATATTTGTTCTTTGATCATAGTCATATCTCTTCTTTAGAATATAAACGTAATGAAAACATATGTTGCAAATTTTGAAACTGACAGCTCAGTAGAACATTGAATACAACCATTATTTGGGCACTACCAATGCACTACTATATCTTAAGCTATATCATA
The Triticum dicoccoides isolate Atlit2015 ecotype Zavitan chromosome 3A, WEW_v2.0, whole genome shotgun sequence genome window above contains:
- the LOC119270426 gene encoding glucan endo-1,3-beta-glucosidase GIV encodes the protein MRNMRGFSSVFAVALLAGVFLASLHSGVQSIGVCYGIIANNLPPPREAVQLYRSKGITNMRIYSVQLQALDALRGSGISLMLGTTNNDVAVLAGSLSAATSWVQAHVKPYHSAGVTIRYIAVGNEVTGGAAQYILAAMRNLNKALAAAGLGGAIKVSTAVRFDVLTNSYPPSAAVFAQPYTVDIARHLASTSAPLLANVYPYFAYSSNPRDIKLDYATFQPGATPVRDAGTGLVYTNLFNAMVDAMYFALEKAGAPGVRVVVSESGWPSAGGLAATPENARAYNQGLINHVAHGTPKKPGPMEAYVFAMFNENQKPGAETERHFGLFYPNKTPVYPINFAGATLAAANHTNSYGFGGH